The Mus musculus strain C57BL/6J chromosome 2, GRCm38.p6 C57BL/6J genome has a window encoding:
- the Dido1 gene encoding death-inducer obliterator 1 isoform Dido1 (isoform Dido1 is encoded by transcript variant 4), translated as MDDKGHLSNEEAPKAIKPTSKEFRKTWGFRRTTIAKREGAGDTEVDPSEQQPQQHNLSLRRSGRQPKRTERVEEFLTTVRRRGKKNVPVSLEDSSEPTSSTVTDVETASEGSVESSSEIRSGPVSDSLGKEHPASSEKAKGGEEEEDTSDSDSDGLTLKELQNRLRRKREQEPVERSLRGSQNRLRKKRREEDSAETGSVQIGSAEQDRPLCKQEPEASQGPVSQSETDDIENQLEGKATQGNTEENPREAGKPKPECEVYDPNALYCICRQPHNNRFMICCDRCEEWFHGDCVGISEARGRLLERNGEDYICPNCTILQVQDETNGSATDEQDSGCRSVGADGTDCTSIGTVEQKSGEDQGIKGRIEKAANPSGKKKLKIFQPVVEAPGAPKCIGPGCSSVAQPDSVYCSNDCILKHAAATMRFLSSGKEQKTKPKEKVKTKPEKFSLPKCSVQVGIKISSVHKRLASEKRENPVKKVMLASRSETSGKEAACESSTPSWASDHNYNAVKPEKPEKPTALSPTLLSKCTYHPKAGFPGPSHHLGGCLGLSRTRVLGVLVLIVASSSLPARSRYQDASGPQVFLPSLWSLSGWFLKSCVGLMLEAISYFSFRPW; from the exons ATGGATGATAAAGGGCACCTGAGCAATGAGGAAGCACCCAAGGCTATCAAACCCACCAGTAAGGAGTTCAGGAAAACCTGGGGTTTTCGAAGAACCACGATTGCCAAACGTGAGGGTGCAGGAGACACGGAGGTGGACCCCAGTGAGCAGCAACCACAGCAGCATAACCTCTCCCTGCGCCGCAGTGGACGGCAACCAAAACGTACTGAGAGGGTAGAAGAGTTTCTTACCACGGTTCGGCGCCGAGGGAAAAAGAATGTGCCGGTGTCCCTGGAGGATTCCAGTGAGCCCACATCTTCCACAGTCACTGATGTGGAGACAGCTTCCGAGGGGAGCGTTGAAAGCAGTTCTGAGATCAGAAGTGGCCCTGTATCTGACTCCTTAGGGAAAGAACATCCTGCCTCTTCTGAAAAGGCAAAAGgaggtgaagaggaagaagacaccTCTGACAGTGACAGTGATGGCCTTACGTTGAAGGAACTTCAGAACCGCCTTCGGAGAAAGCGAGAGCAAGAACCTGTGGAGAGGTCCCTGAGAGGCAGTCAGAATCGCCTGAGGAAGAAGCGCAGAGAGGAAGATTCTGCCGAAACTGGGAGTGTCCAAATAGGCAGTGCCGAGCAGGACAGACCTCTCTGTAAGCAGGAGCCTGAGGCTAGTCAGGGACCAGTGTCCCAGTCAGAGACAGATGACATAGAAAATCAGTTGGAAGGGAAGGCGACTCAGGGAAATACAGAGGAAAACCCCAGGGAAGCGGGCAAACCAAAGCCTGAGTGTGAGGTTTACGACCCCAATGCCCTGTACTGCATCTGCCGCCAGCCTCACAACAACAG GTTTATGATCTGCTGTGATCGGTGTGAGGAGTGGTTCCATGGTGACTGTGTGGGTATTTCTGAGGCCCGAGGGCGGCTCCTGGAAAGGAACGGGGAAGACTACATCTGCCCAAATTGCACCATTTTGCAAGTGCAGGATGAGACAAACGGTAGCGCCACCGATGAGCAGGACTCTGGGTGCAGATCTGTGGGTGCTGATGGCACAGACTGCACAAGCATAGGGACAGTAGAGCAGAAGTCCGGAGAAGACCAGGGCATAAAGGGTAGGATTGAGAAGGCAGCAAACCCCAGCGGCAAGAAAAAACTCAAGATATTCCAGCCT GTCGTAGAGGCTCCTGGTGCTCCTAAATGCATTGGCCCTGGGTGTTCCAGTGTAGCACAGCCTGACTCTGTGTATTGCAGTAATGACTGCATTCTCAAACACGCAGCAGCTACCATGAGATTTCTAAGTTCAggtaaagaacaaaaaacaaaacccaaggaaAAGGTCAAGACGAAGCCAGAAAAGTTCAGTCTTCCAAAATGCAGTGTTCAG GTGGGGATTAAAATCTCTTCTGTGCACAAGAGACTAGCGTCAGAGAAAAGGGAAAACCCAGTGAAGAAAGTGATGCTGGCTTCCAGGAGTGAGACTTCTGGGAAGGAGGCAGCCTGTGAGAGCAGCACACCATCCTGGGCAAGTGACCACAACTACAATGCTGTGAAGCCAGAGAAGCCAGAGAAGCCCACTGCACTCTCGCCCACCCTATTGAGTAAATGTACGTATCACCCAAAGGCTGGCTTCCCAGGCCCCTCCCATCATCTGGGTGGCTGCCTGGGGCTGTCTAGGACCAGAGTCCTGGGTGTTCTGGTGCTGATAGTAGCCAGCAGCTCACTGCCAGCCAGAAGCAGATACCAAGATGCCTCTGGACCCCAGGTGTTCCTGCCTAGCCTGTGGAGCCTCTCTGGGTGGTTCCTAAAGAGCTGTGTAGGCCTCATGTTGGAGGCAATTTCTTATTTCAGTTTTAGGCCTTGGTAA